One Megasphaera elsdenii DSM 20460 genomic window carries:
- a CDS encoding universal stress protein: MKNILVPIDGSHPSHNALQHAIDIANVYNAELTIVNITNADAVLDSFDVFEDMTDEKVKDLTKLAKDKSGYVLEKAMEAVPENLMVHTVQLVSTPEIGILSEAEKCDADLIVMGRRGSHSLSEQILGSASTYVLAHAKCPVLLAHNEKEGPYQRILVPADGSEESLKAVRYAVEFAKADGASVTVFHVANMRDLIAEETALDQKKHGLEDLTDRLRQSADRVFALCKAAVADHKGGVDIHFVANIGRPGPTILKKAEKDGSDLLIMGSRGRSGLTSILLGSVSRYITTHSGLPVMIVK; the protein is encoded by the coding sequence ATGAAAAACATCTTAGTTCCCATTGACGGTTCCCATCCGTCGCACAACGCCTTGCAGCATGCCATCGACATTGCCAACGTCTACAACGCTGAATTGACCATCGTCAATATCACCAATGCCGATGCCGTTCTGGACAGCTTCGATGTCTTCGAAGACATGACGGACGAAAAAGTCAAGGACCTGACCAAGCTGGCCAAGGACAAGAGCGGCTACGTCCTGGAAAAAGCCATGGAAGCCGTTCCGGAAAATCTGATGGTCCACACGGTCCAGCTGGTCAGCACACCGGAAATCGGCATCCTCAGCGAAGCGGAAAAATGCGACGCCGATCTCATCGTCATGGGCCGCCGCGGCAGCCATTCCCTGTCGGAACAGATTCTGGGCAGCGCCAGCACGTATGTCCTGGCCCATGCCAAATGCCCGGTCCTGCTGGCACATAATGAAAAAGAAGGCCCGTATCAGCGCATCCTCGTCCCGGCCGACGGCTCGGAAGAATCGTTGAAAGCCGTCCGCTACGCCGTAGAATTTGCCAAAGCCGACGGCGCATCGGTGACGGTCTTCCACGTCGCCAACATGCGCGACCTCATTGCCGAAGAAACGGCACTGGACCAGAAAAAACACGGCCTGGAAGACCTGACAGACCGCCTGCGCCAGAGCGCCGACCGCGTCTTTGCCCTGTGCAAGGCTGCCGTAGCCGACCATAAAGGCGGCGTGGACATCCACTTCGTCGCCAACATCGGCCGCCCTGGTCCGACAATCCTCAAAAAAGCCGAAAAAGACGGCTCGGACCTGCTCATCATGGGCAGCCGCGGCCGCAGCGGCCTGACCTCGATTCTCCTGGGCAGCGTCAGCCGCTACATCACGACCCATTCGGGCCTGCCCGTCATGATTGTAAAATGA
- a CDS encoding xanthine dehydrogenase family protein molybdopterin-binding subunit encodes MEYKVINHGVAKKDSQALVTGQPVYTDDLRPKDCLIVKALRSPHARAIVKNVNKSAAEKVPGIVCIVTADDVPQSRFTIAGQTYPELSPYDRLILDKQIRFVGDPVALVAGTSEEAVDRALRVLRVEYDVQEPLLDFTKALDNDIVVHPEDNWNPLVDVGGDNKRNLVAQACDEHGDIDAVLASSDVVIDRTYHTRQNQQGAMETFRAYAYKDAFGRLTIVSSTQVPFHVRRIVANALEIPKSKIRVIKPRIGGGFGSKQTAVMEVYPAYIAWLTGKPAYMIYSREESMTVSTPRHESQIRVVLGASKDGHIRGIFVDSLWNAGAYGEHTPTTVTLSGHKSIPLYNAAEAFRFSYTCVYTNTIAAGAYRGYGATQGLFALETAVNELAAALHMSPVALRLKNLVRQGQVMPAYFNETALSCTLDKCLERVVQMSGWHDDCPRQVLPNGHIRAIGIAAAMQGSSITNVDVASVTIKVNDDGFYSLNIGATDMGTGCDTILAQIAAECLLCPVDNIVTYGVDTDTSPYDSGSYASSTTYLTGNAVVKTCQSLIQRMKERAAVKLGSAGIDNLEFDGQAITDLATGKKITIKDLGNDAMFMNDIALEATESCYSPTSPPPYMAGAATVDVDPETGHISLVQYDAVVDCGTVINPALAKVQTEGGIVQAIGMALTENIQITPSGRIQNNSFMQYRMPTRMDLGQINVEFEPSYEPNGPFGAKSIGELVIDSPAPAIAHAIYNATGIWLRDLPMTAEKLYKAMRKK; translated from the coding sequence ATGGAATACAAAGTCATCAATCACGGCGTCGCTAAGAAAGATTCTCAGGCCCTGGTCACGGGACAGCCAGTCTATACAGATGACCTGCGGCCCAAGGACTGCCTCATCGTCAAGGCCCTGCGCAGTCCTCATGCCAGAGCCATCGTCAAGAACGTGAACAAGAGTGCGGCCGAAAAGGTGCCGGGCATCGTCTGCATCGTCACGGCCGATGACGTACCGCAGTCGCGGTTCACCATTGCCGGCCAGACCTATCCGGAACTGAGCCCGTATGACCGCCTCATCCTGGATAAGCAGATCCGCTTCGTCGGTGATCCCGTCGCCCTCGTCGCCGGTACGAGTGAAGAAGCCGTCGACAGGGCCCTGCGCGTCCTCCGCGTCGAGTACGATGTCCAGGAACCGCTCCTGGATTTCACCAAAGCCTTGGATAACGATATCGTCGTCCATCCCGAAGACAACTGGAATCCCCTCGTCGACGTCGGCGGCGACAACAAGCGCAATCTCGTCGCCCAGGCCTGTGATGAACACGGCGACATCGATGCCGTCCTGGCTTCATCGGACGTCGTCATCGACAGGACTTATCATACGCGCCAGAACCAGCAGGGCGCTATGGAAACGTTCCGGGCCTATGCCTATAAGGACGCCTTCGGCCGCCTGACCATTGTCAGTTCGACGCAGGTTCCGTTCCACGTCCGCCGCATCGTTGCCAATGCCCTGGAAATCCCGAAATCGAAGATCCGCGTCATCAAGCCGCGCATCGGCGGCGGCTTCGGCTCCAAGCAGACAGCCGTCATGGAAGTCTATCCGGCGTATATTGCCTGGCTGACGGGAAAACCGGCGTATATGATTTACAGCCGGGAAGAATCCATGACCGTATCGACGCCGCGCCATGAATCGCAGATCCGCGTCGTCCTCGGCGCCAGCAAGGACGGCCATATCCGCGGCATCTTCGTCGATTCCCTGTGGAACGCCGGTGCTTATGGCGAACATACGCCGACGACGGTCACGTTGTCGGGGCATAAATCGATTCCCTTGTATAATGCAGCCGAAGCTTTCCGCTTCAGTTATACCTGCGTCTATACCAATACCATCGCCGCCGGTGCCTATCGCGGTTACGGTGCGACCCAGGGCTTGTTTGCCCTGGAAACAGCCGTCAATGAACTGGCAGCAGCCCTGCACATGAGCCCTGTGGCCCTGCGCCTGAAGAACCTGGTCCGTCAGGGACAGGTCATGCCGGCTTATTTCAATGAAACGGCCCTGAGCTGTACCCTCGACAAGTGCCTGGAACGGGTGGTCCAGATGTCCGGCTGGCACGACGACTGCCCGCGTCAGGTCCTGCCCAATGGCCATATCCGGGCTATCGGCATCGCTGCGGCCATGCAGGGGTCGAGCATTACCAACGTCGACGTCGCCTCGGTCACCATCAAGGTCAACGACGACGGCTTCTATTCCCTCAATATCGGCGCTACCGATATGGGGACGGGCTGTGATACTATCCTGGCCCAGATTGCTGCGGAATGTCTTCTCTGCCCGGTCGACAACATCGTCACCTATGGCGTCGATACGGATACGTCGCCGTATGACAGCGGCTCCTATGCGTCGTCGACGACGTACCTTACGGGCAATGCCGTCGTCAAGACCTGCCAGAGCCTGATACAGCGCATGAAAGAACGGGCTGCCGTCAAACTGGGCTCGGCCGGTATCGACAATCTGGAATTTGACGGCCAGGCCATCACTGACCTGGCGACAGGGAAGAAAATCACCATCAAGGACCTGGGCAACGACGCCATGTTCATGAATGACATCGCCCTGGAAGCGACGGAATCGTGCTACTCGCCGACCAGTCCGCCGCCGTACATGGCCGGTGCCGCTACCGTCGACGTCGACCCGGAAACGGGCCATATCTCGCTGGTACAGTATGACGCCGTCGTTGACTGCGGCACGGTCATCAATCCGGCCCTAGCCAAAGTCCAGACCGAAGGCGGTATCGTCCAGGCCATCGGCATGGCCCTGACTGAAAATATCCAGATTACGCCGTCAGGCCGTATCCAGAACAACTCCTTCATGCAGTACCGCATGCCGACGCGCATGGACCTGGGCCAGATCAACGTTGAATTTGAACCGAGCTATGAACCGAACGGACCGTTCGGGGCCAAATCCATCGGCGAACTCGTCATCGACTCGCCGGCGCCGGCCATCGCCCATGCCATCTATAATGCCACCGGCATCTGGCTGCGCGACCTGCCCATGACGGCAGAAAAACTCTACAAAGCGATGAGAAAAAAATAG